A single genomic interval of Nostoc commune NIES-4072 harbors:
- a CDS encoding Rab family GTPase: protein MSTISKKICLFGDFGVGKTSLIRRFVESQFSDEYLSTVGVKISRKLVSFSKQDLLSVQDLQLIIWDIEGSNKFKTVAKNYFQGSKGAVIVGDVTQAETLHHIQEHIQTFLAVNPKSYIVVALNKSDMIAAEYLENIRQMYQFTNQTNILDTYITSAKTGNNVNKIFQSLATHLI from the coding sequence ATGTCTACAATTTCTAAAAAAATATGCTTATTTGGTGATTTTGGTGTTGGTAAAACTAGCCTAATTCGCCGATTTGTTGAGTCTCAATTTAGTGACGAATATCTTTCAACTGTAGGAGTAAAAATCTCTCGTAAATTGGTTAGTTTTTCAAAACAAGACCTGCTTAGTGTACAAGACTTACAGCTGATAATTTGGGATATAGAAGGCAGTAATAAGTTTAAGACAGTTGCTAAAAATTATTTTCAAGGTTCTAAAGGTGCTGTGATAGTTGGTGATGTGACACAAGCAGAAACGCTGCATCATATTCAGGAGCATATTCAAACTTTTTTAGCTGTTAATCCTAAAAGCTATATTGTTGTTGCACTGAACAAATCAGATATGATTGCAGCCGAATACTTAGAAAATATTCGTCAAATGTATCAATTCACCAATCAAACTAATATATTAGATACATACATAACTTCAGCTAAAACTGGGAATAATGTTAATAAAATATTTCAATCTTTAGCCACTCATTTAATTTAA
- a CDS encoding glycosyltransferase has translation MTSVSLSDNSSNFSGNSRSSLKKRTLLFRYLAEINLIFGIWYLQWRVTHSINFDALWISIPLLIAEIYSYFGGVMFVIGLWRPLVRQVKSLDQMIPPIPRADWPTVDVFITCYNEPSEIVEETAKAALAMDYPPTKLCVYVLDDGNSADIRAMTERLCIEDLQSAQLQREANRIDAEHTSLLQRLKQLENLTPNTQAAEQWLQSSESVVNQFAGEFVQSLRQFILWLPPQHQSISDRLTTERKALETAIHKKELELVELSRFRYIARPKPPGVAHHAKAGNINYAIFSGETAGNFIVTLDADHIPKPNFLKRVLPYFYTYNLSTGKYDQNQIAFVQTRQDFYNIPPGDPFGHRANLFYGPLQQGKDGMNSAFYTGTNAILRREALVSVGLQNFADEFAKDEKRLDEFDLVGGVSSNSITEDMNTAMRLHSAGWKSIYHNELLAEGLAPDDLSSTLKQRLRWAQGTIQVLVRENPLTKSGLMFWQRLQYFQTMYSYFSGFATLVFISCPIIYFFTDIVPVKTYGSDFAIHFFPAFIINRLTFLAATWGIPAREVWRSEQYAIALFPLLIQAVWSVFTGQKLNFQVTPKQRQSGIYLRLVWPQLLVFALTILGILWSLYRFAIGHLNDPLVHLLNSVWAIYNLLLLWAIIRASVWQPSKQA, from the coding sequence ATGACTTCAGTTTCTCTTAGTGATAATTCCTCAAACTTTTCCGGTAACAGTCGTTCATCACTCAAAAAAAGAACGCTATTGTTTCGCTATCTGGCAGAAATAAATTTAATTTTTGGGATCTGGTATTTGCAATGGCGTGTTACCCATTCCATCAATTTCGATGCGCTCTGGATCTCGATTCCTTTGCTGATAGCAGAAATTTATAGCTATTTTGGCGGCGTAATGTTTGTAATTGGGTTGTGGCGTCCTTTAGTGCGACAGGTTAAGTCTCTCGACCAGATGATCCCACCTATACCCAGAGCCGACTGGCCAACAGTGGATGTATTTATCACCTGCTACAACGAGCCGTCGGAAATTGTAGAAGAAACTGCTAAAGCTGCTCTAGCAATGGATTATCCGCCAACCAAGTTATGCGTTTATGTACTGGATGACGGTAACTCGGCTGATATACGAGCTATGACAGAAAGATTGTGTATCGAGGATTTGCAGTCAGCACAACTACAACGAGAAGCGAATCGAATTGATGCAGAACACACTAGCTTGTTGCAGCGTCTGAAGCAACTGGAAAATCTCACACCTAATACTCAAGCTGCTGAACAATGGCTGCAATCATCAGAATCGGTGGTTAATCAATTTGCTGGCGAATTTGTCCAAAGTCTACGACAGTTTATTCTTTGGTTACCTCCACAGCATCAAAGTATAAGCGATCGCTTAACCACCGAACGAAAAGCCTTAGAAACAGCTATTCACAAAAAAGAACTGGAACTGGTGGAACTCTCCCGGTTTCGCTACATTGCTCGTCCCAAGCCGCCTGGTGTAGCGCATCATGCTAAAGCAGGCAATATTAATTACGCAATTTTTTCTGGAGAAACGGCAGGAAATTTTATTGTTACTCTAGATGCCGACCACATTCCCAAGCCAAATTTTCTTAAGCGAGTTTTGCCTTATTTCTACACCTATAATCTTTCAACAGGAAAATACGACCAGAATCAAATTGCGTTTGTACAGACCCGCCAAGATTTTTACAATATTCCTCCAGGCGATCCTTTTGGACATCGAGCAAATTTATTTTATGGCCCACTTCAACAAGGTAAGGATGGCATGAATTCTGCTTTCTATACGGGCACAAATGCGATATTGAGGCGTGAAGCATTAGTTAGTGTAGGACTGCAAAATTTTGCTGATGAATTTGCCAAAGATGAAAAACGTCTAGATGAATTTGATTTAGTTGGTGGGGTATCGAGTAATAGCATTACCGAAGATATGAATACAGCCATGCGTCTGCACAGTGCTGGCTGGAAATCTATTTATCACAACGAACTTTTGGCAGAAGGTTTAGCGCCAGATGATTTGAGTTCTACTCTTAAACAGAGGTTACGCTGGGCACAAGGAACTATTCAAGTACTAGTAAGAGAAAATCCACTGACAAAATCAGGACTAATGTTTTGGCAGAGGTTGCAATATTTTCAGACAATGTATAGTTATTTCTCTGGTTTTGCAACTCTGGTTTTTATCTCTTGTCCAATTATCTATTTTTTTACGGACATTGTTCCAGTCAAAACCTATGGATCTGACTTTGCCATACACTTTTTCCCAGCTTTTATTATCAACCGTCTCACTTTTCTAGCAGCTACTTGGGGCATTCCAGCTAGAGAAGTTTGGCGTTCTGAACAATATGCGATCGCTTTATTTCCCTTATTGATCCAAGCCGTATGGAGTGTATTCACAGGACAAAAACTCAATTTCCAAGTAACGCCTAAGCAACGTCAATCCGGGATTTATCTTCGGCTCGTTTGGCCACAATTGCTTGTCTTTGCCCTCACTATTTTAGGAATATTGTGGAGTCTTTATCGCTTTGCAATTGGTCATTTAAATGATCCTTTGGTTCATTTACTCAATAGTGTATGGGCTATCTATAACTTGTTACTTTTGTGGGCTATTATCCGCGCATCTGTTTGGCAACCTTCAAAACAAGCATAA
- a CDS encoding STAS domain-containing protein gives MNLSVTVLELSGILDGIRGNELRREISGIIANGVDILLLDMKEVKFIDSSGLGALVSAMQMVRNANGKFFVCSINDQVRMLFELTKMDRIFQSFADQEEFNRQVLAAQ, from the coding sequence ATGAATTTGAGTGTAACAGTTCTAGAATTATCTGGAATTTTAGATGGAATTAGAGGTAACGAACTGCGTCGTGAAATTAGCGGCATCATAGCAAATGGAGTTGATATTTTGTTACTTGATATGAAAGAAGTAAAATTTATCGATAGCTCTGGTTTAGGTGCTTTAGTCTCAGCAATGCAAATGGTGCGTAATGCTAATGGTAAATTTTTTGTCTGTTCTATCAACGATCAAGTCAGGATGTTGTTTGAACTGACTAAAATGGATAGAATTTTTCAAAGCTTTGCTGACCAAGAGGAATTCAATCGCCAAGTATTAGCAGCACAGTAA
- a CDS encoding ATP-binding protein — protein MKNKIYLKVNTDLTASPQVLSWFEQMNQPPILDKTVWWQCQTLMMEGFTNIVEHAHRNLPIETPIEIEAVRLDEYIEIRIWSQGEPFDLEQQLQQTSEFEENEQERGRGLKIMSAIADKLSYEPTVDRRYCLFISKYY, from the coding sequence ATGAAAAATAAAATTTATCTTAAAGTCAACACAGACCTTACAGCGTCACCTCAAGTTTTGTCTTGGTTCGAGCAGATGAATCAACCACCTATTCTCGATAAAACAGTTTGGTGGCAATGTCAAACTCTGATGATGGAAGGCTTTACTAACATTGTTGAACATGCTCACAGAAATTTACCTATCGAAACTCCTATTGAAATAGAAGCTGTGCGATTAGATGAATACATAGAAATTCGCATTTGGTCTCAAGGTGAACCCTTTGACTTAGAGCAGCAACTGCAACAAACATCTGAATTTGAGGAAAATGAGCAAGAGCGTGGCCGTGGTTTAAAAATCATGTCGGCCATTGCCGACAAGTTGAGTTATGAGCCAACAGTAGATCGTCGTTACTGTTTATTTATTAGTAAATATTATTAA
- a CDS encoding DUF3131 domain-containing protein translates to MATSGIKSMILQSVLYATANQQPLLCPSPAMWQCSPTPSMIIAAPNNFNPDVQTPTSPTVPEPITPIVTPLPLKPKPTATPEKLATPTPTTSFPRLTQEADKIAAGRAWKYFERNWNPQTGLVNSVDNIPWTTWWDQGSALLGIHAAYQLGLLPQDVFQKRMNTLLETLEKLPLPATGLPNKAYSTRTAEMRRLNDTPDPKGTSGWSALDMARFLLALHVMRSHYPQYSDSPKGDSFASRINRIVARWHTSKLVKNGWLNGAIPRAGKLLEVQEGRLGYEQYAAHSLKLWNIQASNALSNPPVKTVEIDGIKLQIDERNFKNSGATNYLTNDPYLLWGLEMGWNDAVKSQVQNLFKVQQQRFKRTGILTAVNEDSLDRPPYFLYYSVYSNGQPWQAVNTTGKAYPQLRFISTKAAFSWFALMPDEPYTKKLRDFAQNLSDKNRGYLSGRYENSQLGVNASVDINTNAIVLESLLYQARGRHPLVLDLSEIKN, encoded by the coding sequence ATGGCAACAAGCGGCATCAAAAGCATGATTTTGCAATCAGTTTTGTACGCAACGGCAAATCAACAACCCCTGCTTTGTCCAAGTCCGGCGATGTGGCAATGTTCTCCTACGCCATCTATGATTATTGCTGCCCCGAATAACTTTAATCCTGATGTCCAAACACCAACTTCACCAACCGTTCCAGAACCGATTACTCCCATAGTCACACCACTACCACTAAAACCAAAACCAACCGCTACGCCAGAAAAACTTGCTACTCCAACGCCTACAACTTCTTTCCCACGATTGACTCAAGAAGCGGATAAAATTGCTGCGGGGCGGGCTTGGAAATATTTTGAGCGTAACTGGAATCCTCAAACAGGTTTAGTAAATTCGGTAGACAACATACCGTGGACAACTTGGTGGGATCAAGGTAGCGCCTTACTAGGAATTCATGCGGCTTACCAGTTAGGGTTATTGCCGCAAGATGTCTTCCAAAAGCGGATGAACACATTGCTAGAGACGTTAGAAAAACTGCCCCTACCTGCAACTGGTTTACCCAACAAAGCTTATAGCACCCGTACTGCCGAAATGCGCCGACTCAATGACACCCCCGATCCCAAGGGTACAAGTGGTTGGTCAGCTTTGGATATGGCGCGATTTTTATTAGCATTGCATGTTATGCGATCGCATTATCCACAATATAGCGATTCGCCTAAAGGCGACAGCTTCGCTTCACGTATTAATCGCATTGTTGCTCGTTGGCATACATCAAAACTTGTCAAAAATGGTTGGTTAAATGGTGCTATCCCCAGAGCAGGCAAACTTCTCGAAGTGCAAGAAGGGCGATTAGGCTACGAGCAATACGCTGCTCACAGTTTAAAGCTGTGGAATATTCAAGCTTCAAATGCTCTTTCCAATCCACCGGTAAAAACAGTTGAAATAGATGGAATTAAACTGCAAATCGACGAGCGTAATTTCAAAAACTCTGGAGCTACTAACTACCTGACGAATGACCCTTATTTACTCTGGGGTTTAGAAATGGGTTGGAATGATGCTGTTAAATCTCAAGTGCAAAATCTTTTTAAAGTGCAACAGCAACGGTTTAAACGCACTGGAATTTTAACTGCTGTAAATGAAGATTCCTTAGATCGCCCTCCTTACTTTTTGTATTACAGTGTCTACTCCAATGGTCAACCTTGGCAAGCCGTAAACACCACAGGAAAAGCCTATCCCCAATTGCGGTTTATCAGCACAAAAGCAGCATTCTCTTGGTTTGCGCTCATGCCAGATGAGCCTTACACGAAAAAACTGCGAGACTTTGCTCAAAATTTATCCGATAAAAATCGTGGCTATCTTTCAGGTCGCTATGAAAACTCGCAACTAGGTGTTAATGCTTCAGTTGACATTAATACAAATGCGATCGTTTTAGAAAGTCTGCTTTACCAAGCTAGAGGCAGACATCCACTAGTGCTTGACCTTTCGGAAATTAAAAATTAA
- a CDS encoding PIG-L deacetylase family protein, producing the protein MNTYSDLNKFGQRTVLTIYAHADDEVLPAAGTLSLMSKAGWNVRCLILTDGGLSSSSIKGTRHQEADAAGKIIGATYEFHAFEECNFSTQVVIKVTEEAIRRWQPDLIITHAPQPEKYGHRDHEVCGIAVSNVATRKNISLWYSAPPVFLRGFEPNFFVDITSVIEEKVAAIGCYESELNKAFMQLDAILVLSRFWARELGQKDGYFEAFEISRQCVNGSFFTAIANNSYQAIKHS; encoded by the coding sequence ATGAACACTTATTCAGACTTAAACAAATTTGGTCAGCGAACTGTGTTAACAATTTATGCTCACGCTGATGATGAAGTTCTACCTGCTGCTGGCACTCTCAGTCTGATGTCAAAGGCAGGATGGAATGTTCGTTGCTTAATTCTAACTGATGGCGGTCTTTCTAGTTCATCTATTAAGGGTACACGTCATCAAGAAGCAGATGCAGCTGGTAAAATCATCGGTGCAACTTACGAGTTTCATGCATTTGAGGAGTGCAATTTCTCTACACAAGTAGTGATTAAAGTTACTGAAGAAGCTATTAGGCGTTGGCAACCGGATCTGATTATTACTCATGCACCACAACCTGAAAAATATGGACATAGAGATCATGAAGTGTGTGGAATTGCCGTTTCTAATGTTGCTACACGCAAAAACATATCTTTATGGTATTCAGCACCACCTGTTTTTTTGCGTGGTTTTGAACCTAACTTTTTTGTGGATATCACCTCTGTAATTGAGGAAAAAGTTGCAGCTATCGGTTGTTACGAATCAGAGCTAAACAAAGCATTTATGCAACTTGATGCCATATTAGTTTTATCTCGTTTTTGGGCACGAGAGTTAGGTCAAAAAGATGGTTATTTTGAAGCTTTTGAAATTTCCCGTCAATGTGTAAATGGTAGCTTTTTTACTGCGATCGCAAATAATAGCTACCAAGCAATCAAACACAGCTAA
- a CDS encoding SpoIIE family protein phosphatase — MFKILVIDDDPIVRTVLKKTLQNQGYDISVAKNGEEGITQAQLLRPALIICDWMMSQLDGLEVCRRIRADPELATTFFILLTARGAARGEEEDRVKGLDAGADEFVSKPIEMNELKARVRAGLRLHQLNQDLQSKKEVLETLNQDLQTQKQILEAELAEAADYVRSLLPSPLVGAVTTENLFIPSAQLGGDCFDHYWLDEDNLAIYLLDVSGHGVGSALLSVSVQNVLRSQSLPNTNFCQPSEVLKALNHAFQMTKHGDKYFTIWYGVYHRLKRQLIYANAGHPPALLLSNTSTTSIQVKQLSSLDLPIGFLPDVQFEDAVFDIEENSTLYIFSDGAYEINQSDGKIWGIDAFIDLLTKYSLKDTCNLNQLLANILTLNTQDNLDDDLSLVKVNFG, encoded by the coding sequence ATGTTTAAAATTCTGGTTATTGATGATGATCCTATAGTGCGAACAGTACTGAAAAAAACACTCCAAAATCAGGGTTATGATATTAGTGTCGCCAAAAATGGCGAGGAAGGAATTACACAAGCACAATTACTACGTCCTGCTCTGATTATCTGTGACTGGATGATGTCTCAATTAGATGGGTTAGAAGTATGCCGTCGAATTAGAGCAGATCCAGAATTAGCAACTACTTTTTTTATTCTATTGACTGCTAGGGGAGCAGCTCGAGGAGAGGAAGAAGATAGAGTTAAGGGACTTGATGCTGGAGCAGACGAGTTTGTTTCTAAACCAATAGAAATGAATGAATTGAAAGCACGGGTAAGAGCAGGGCTAAGATTACACCAGTTAAATCAGGATTTACAAAGTAAAAAAGAAGTTTTGGAGACACTAAATCAAGATTTACAAACCCAAAAGCAAATTTTGGAAGCAGAATTAGCTGAGGCTGCTGATTATGTGCGATCACTTTTACCCTCACCCCTTGTAGGAGCAGTAACTACAGAAAATTTGTTTATTCCTTCAGCACAGCTTGGGGGAGATTGCTTTGACCATTATTGGCTCGACGAGGATAATTTGGCAATTTATTTGTTAGATGTATCAGGTCATGGGGTGGGTTCAGCCCTCCTATCTGTATCTGTGCAGAATGTTTTGCGATCGCAATCTCTACCGAACACTAACTTTTGTCAACCCAGTGAAGTTCTAAAAGCGCTCAATCACGCCTTCCAAATGACGAAGCACGGTGATAAATACTTCACAATTTGGTATGGAGTTTATCACCGCCTTAAACGTCAACTCATTTATGCTAACGCCGGACATCCACCAGCTTTATTGTTATCTAATACCTCTACAACAAGTATCCAAGTTAAACAGCTAAGTTCTTTAGATTTACCAATTGGCTTTTTACCTGATGTCCAATTTGAGGATGCTGTTTTTGATATTGAAGAAAACAGCACTTTATATATTTTTAGTGATGGTGCTTATGAAATTAATCAGTCAGACGGCAAAATTTGGGGTATAGATGCTTTCATTGACTTACTAACGAAATATAGCCTGAAAGATACCTGTAACTTAAATCAATTATTAGCAAACATTCTCACCTTAAATACTCAAGATAATCTTGATGATGATTTATCTTTGGTAAAAGTTAACTTTGGCTAG
- a CDS encoding DUF3131 domain-containing protein: MIYKPRQQKLLRWIALFLIGTFLQLLFYIPTPVLSQNSSSCGNITAPLTPEEQTYARAAWQYFVKNYQPATGFTNSTGGYPSGTLWDMGNYLMALNAARWLNLTDQADFDSRLNKFLTTLNSLKLFEDTLPNKVYNAANAQMVDYGNNPLERGIGWSALDVGRILAAFDVIRTCHPQYNDWLKGIVAKWQVARSLKDGQLFGAAVLPDNTTLLVQEGRLGYEEYGARGYQLWGFSAPKAIAFEPFKLVEINGVQIPVDTRDFQSTNANNYVVSESYILDGIEFGLQGELADFAARVLDVQKRRYDTTGQLTAVTEDNIDQAPYFLYNTVYANGANWATITDANQPYPQFRSISTKAAFGWRYLFPDNPYAQKVFDAVKDLRSPDDSGYYAGIYEESKQPNKALTGNTNGLILEILYYKAKGNLPLIASGSVSVSTGKPSEEASPTTPSNQPNSPVTTPTANQPNSITTPTPTPAETSKPTEVAVAPIPPVDSPKSSNLKLDRPLSVIERRYAEAAWRYFQANYHSKSGLIDDRSDFKGATLWGLGDYLAALHAARSLDIITPKEFDQRTRHLLAALTKLPLFAGELPSRGYNTRTLQSVDYGGNPVPEGNGWSALDLGRMLAALYNLKTCHPEYTAAVDKIVLDWSYLRVVREGILSSATTTKEEDGRSLTRVNPETRLGYEEYAARAFQLWGFNVDGSAVGGEYQTTSIEGVKVPIQRRRTDTKSKVNQYTVSNPFLLYALEFGLDPQMRSLFEPIFQAQAERYHRTGTLTASATTLIDRKPYTVHSTITGHGESWVALGDDGQTVPKGRLVSTAVAFAYHALLPENKYSQELLQGTTDLYNPLAGFYEGFYEATGKTAVGFTSSTNSMILQSLLYKVMNRQPLIRPATSMKSPWWQEITKGDSGRGLPNTAKQRAKLISDSSGSYWVSGSENTKLVTDTKVTK, translated from the coding sequence ATGATATACAAACCCCGTCAACAAAAGCTGTTGAGATGGATTGCATTATTCCTAATTGGGACATTTCTGCAATTGTTGTTTTACATCCCGACACCAGTTTTATCCCAAAATTCCAGTAGCTGTGGGAATATTACAGCCCCGCTCACCCCTGAAGAACAAACTTATGCTCGTGCTGCTTGGCAATATTTTGTCAAAAATTATCAGCCAGCAACGGGATTTACTAATTCTACTGGCGGTTATCCTTCTGGTACACTCTGGGATATGGGGAATTACCTGATGGCGTTGAATGCTGCACGCTGGTTGAATCTTACTGACCAAGCAGATTTTGATTCACGCCTCAACAAGTTTTTGACAACTCTCAACAGCTTAAAGTTATTTGAAGATACTTTGCCCAATAAAGTCTATAACGCAGCCAACGCACAAATGGTTGATTATGGCAATAATCCACTGGAGCGAGGTATTGGTTGGTCTGCTTTGGATGTCGGGCGAATCCTGGCTGCGTTTGATGTTATCCGCACCTGTCACCCTCAATATAATGACTGGCTAAAAGGAATTGTAGCAAAGTGGCAGGTAGCGCGATCGCTCAAAGATGGACAACTTTTTGGAGCTGCTGTTCTCCCAGACAACACAACGTTATTAGTGCAAGAAGGACGGCTCGGCTACGAAGAATATGGCGCTAGGGGTTATCAACTTTGGGGTTTCTCTGCACCAAAAGCTATTGCTTTTGAGCCGTTCAAGTTAGTTGAAATTAACGGTGTTCAAATTCCCGTTGATACCCGTGACTTTCAAAGCACCAACGCTAATAATTACGTTGTTAGTGAATCTTATATCCTTGATGGAATTGAGTTTGGCTTGCAAGGTGAGTTAGCTGATTTTGCTGCCAGGGTTTTAGATGTGCAAAAACGGCGTTATGACACCACGGGGCAGTTGACTGCTGTCACAGAAGATAATATCGATCAAGCGCCTTATTTTCTCTACAACACTGTCTACGCTAACGGTGCAAACTGGGCAACAATCACCGATGCTAATCAACCTTATCCCCAGTTTCGCAGCATCAGCACCAAAGCTGCTTTTGGTTGGCGCTATCTGTTTCCAGATAATCCTTATGCTCAAAAAGTTTTTGATGCTGTCAAGGATCTCCGCAGTCCTGATGATAGTGGTTACTATGCTGGTATCTATGAAGAATCAAAACAACCCAATAAAGCTTTGACAGGTAATACTAATGGGCTAATTTTGGAGATTTTATACTACAAAGCTAAGGGAAACCTCCCTTTAATTGCTTCTGGTTCTGTGAGTGTGTCTACTGGCAAGCCCAGTGAAGAAGCTTCTCCTACAACACCCTCAAATCAACCAAATTCTCCTGTTACGACTCCTACCGCAAATCAACCCAATTCTATTACAACTCCTACCCCAACCCCTGCGGAGACTTCTAAACCTACAGAAGTGGCTGTTGCACCTATTCCACCAGTGGATAGTCCCAAATCATCTAACCTCAAACTAGATCGACCACTGTCAGTAATTGAACGGCGTTATGCAGAGGCGGCTTGGCGGTACTTTCAAGCTAATTATCACTCCAAGAGTGGGCTGATAGACGATCGCAGTGATTTCAAAGGTGCAACTCTCTGGGGCTTAGGAGATTATCTCGCAGCTCTCCATGCAGCGCGATCGCTCGATATAATTACCCCTAAAGAATTTGACCAGCGCACCCGACATCTTTTAGCAGCCTTGACAAAGTTACCGTTATTTGCTGGAGAATTGCCGAGTCGGGGTTATAATACGCGAACGCTGCAATCAGTAGATTATGGTGGAAATCCAGTTCCAGAAGGCAACGGCTGGTCAGCTTTAGATTTAGGTAGAATGCTGGCAGCGCTTTATAACTTAAAAACCTGTCATCCAGAATACACGGCTGCTGTAGATAAAATTGTGCTGGATTGGTCATACTTGCGTGTGGTACGTGAGGGTATTCTTTCCAGTGCTACAACCACCAAAGAAGAAGATGGGCGATCGCTTACCCGCGTCAATCCTGAAACCCGCTTAGGTTATGAAGAATACGCAGCTCGTGCTTTTCAATTATGGGGATTTAATGTTGATGGTTCTGCTGTTGGGGGTGAATATCAAACTACCTCAATAGAGGGAGTGAAAGTTCCAATTCAACGTCGTCGCACAGATACTAAATCGAAAGTTAACCAATACACAGTTAGCAATCCATTCTTACTCTATGCACTGGAGTTTGGACTAGATCCACAAATGCGATCGCTTTTTGAACCAATTTTTCAGGCGCAAGCTGAACGTTACCATCGCACTGGAACTCTTACAGCCTCAGCCACTACCCTAATTGATCGTAAACCTTACACTGTCCACAGCACAATTACTGGACATGGTGAGTCTTGGGTGGCTTTGGGAGATGACGGACAAACTGTACCAAAAGGGCGATTGGTAAGTACAGCAGTCGCTTTTGCCTATCATGCCCTGCTTCCAGAAAACAAGTACAGTCAAGAGTTACTGCAAGGAACAACTGACTTATACAATCCATTAGCCGGATTTTATGAAGGTTTCTATGAAGCCACAGGTAAAACAGCAGTTGGTTTCACCAGCAGCACCAACAGTATGATTTTGCAATCCTTGCTGTACAAAGTGATGAATCGACAACCCCTAATTCGTCCGGCTACCAGCATGAAATCTCCTTGGTGGCAAGAAATTACAAAGGGAGATTCTGGGCGAGGTTTACCCAACACTGCGAAACAACGAGCTAAGTTAATTTCTGATAGTTCTGGAAGTTACTGGGTTTCAGGTAGTGAAAATACTAAGTTAGTAACGGATACAAAAGTTACAAAGTAA